CACCCTGAAGGTCGCAGAGACCCTCGTCGAGAAACTGTTCGACGAAGGCTCCTACGACGTCGAGGTGATCGACCTGGCGGACCACGCGCAGGAGATCTTCGCGTGGCCGAGTGAGAAGATGGCTGCCCTGAACGCGAGTGTCGCCGCCAGCGACGTCGTGGTGTTCGCTTCGCCGACGTACAAGGCGACGTACACCGGACTTCTCAAGGCGTTCCTCGACCGCTACCCGGCGAACGGACTCGCGGGGGTGACAGCGATCCCGGTTCTGACCGGGGCCGACCTGTCGCACTCGATGGGCCCGACCGTGAACCTCGCACCGCTGCTCGTCGAGCTCGGTGCAAGCGTTCCGGGCCGGGGGTTCTACTTCGTGGCCGGCCAGATGG
Above is a genomic segment from Subtercola boreus containing:
- a CDS encoding NADPH-dependent FMN reductase, with amino-acid sequence MTLRVSIVVGNPKPKSRTLKVAETLVEKLFDEGSYDVEVIDLADHAQEIFAWPSEKMAALNASVAASDVVVFASPTYKATYTGLLKAFLDRYPANGLAGVTAIPVLTGADLSHSMGPTVNLAPLLVELGASVPGRGFYFVAGQMDHLDEIVSAAAAEYAANLRRLSNVAAHLGTGIPTLV